CACAAATGTCAGAAGAAGTTTGTAAAAAGGTTCGTCAAGGTTTATACTTTGTGCATTTACAATTGCAGCTGCAAGAAGAAAAAGTACAGTTAATGGATAGCGAGATATTGCATCATATAATCCACTAAGCTTGCTTCTTAAATTATATTTAAATTTCATATTTGAATCCTCCTTTACGTATGGTGATTATAATCTCAACAGCAGATATTTTATTAATTAATAAGATTCTCTTTATATATAAATATTCCATATATTCTGACAATTATCCTCTAAGATAATTGCACCGAAATTAGAATATTTTTTTAATTAAAACGCATCCTAAGATTAAATAGATATCATGGAGGATTGCAATGAGCATTTTGAAAAAAATATTAATATTTATTATGATTTCAGTTATGATAATGGTTCTAATAGTAGGAATTTCTAAAGATAATGTATCTGCTAGTTCAAATTTTGGTGAAATGGCTCCTGTTAAGGTAGCTGTATTCCTAGATAACTCTAATGCTATGTATATTTCTCTTCTTAAACAAAATTTAGAGCATATTGAAAAAGAAAATGAAAATAAAGTCAAATTTACTTTCTTTGATGCAAAAGATAATCAAGCTGTACAAAATGAAAGTATTGAAAAAGCCCTTACACAAAAATTTGACCTTTTCATTGTAAGCATAATTAGTCCTAACTTAAAGGATGTAGAAAGCACTTTGATTAAAGTTATGGAAAAAAACATTCCTTTAATTTTAAATCCAGACCCAGTTCAAAACATAATAAATTTTGTTAAACCTTATAAGCGATTTGTAGTGATTGGAGCAGATTATGAACAATCGGGTACTATGGAGGGACAAATTCTTGCTAAAGAATGGAATTCTAATAAAGCGTTTATAGATAAAAATCATGATAACATATTGCAGTATGTTATGTTAAAAGGCAGAAGTGGCAGTCCATTAACATATTTAAGATCAAAGTATTCCATTTTAGCACTTAATAATGCTGGAATAAAAACAGAAGAACTTGCAGTCCCTTATTGTGAATGGCTACAAGATTGTGCTAAAAGTTCTATTGAATCTCTGCTTCTTAAACACGGTAACAAAATTGAAGCTATAATTTCAAATAATGATGCTATGGCAGTAGGTGCTGTGGAAGCCTTGCAGAAATATGGGTATAATAAAGGTGATGAAAAAGCTACAATACCAGTTGTAGGAATTGATGGAATGCCAGCTGCTAAAGATTTAATAAAAAGAGGTTTTATGTTAGGAACTGCTGTTGTAGATCCTCGTGATCTTGCAGAAGCTCTTTATGCTATTGGAATGAATTTAGCTTCTGGTAAGTCCTCTCTTGAAAATACAAAATATAAATTTGATGATACAGGATTTACAGTTCATCTAGATTACAAGGAATACATAAAATAATATTAATTATATTGTAGCTTTGGATGATTACTTGCGAATTGAGTGGAATAGATTATATGAAAATATTAAAGTTGTATTTTAGCATATAGGTAATATAAGACTGAAGATAATGTAGTCAAGGGTGTAAGAATATGTTAATATATTTAAATAGGAATAGCTATTAATGGTGTTCTTATTTTGGGTTTAGTTGGTAACAAGATACTACATTTTTAGTGTGGTTGTTATAAAAAACTGTTGACTGTATAGTAGACAATTAATTATTTTATTTGGAGGTGTATATGAGAGTTGTTAATGTCTCCAATTTGAAGGGAGATGAAATCCTTGGAAAGCAGATTTTTGATGAATCAGGTAGAGTTTTACTTAGTGTTGGAGTAAAGCTCAGACCTTATTACATTGAAAGAATTAAAGGACTTGGCATTTATTCAGTATATATTGATGATGACATGTCAAAAAATGTAATTATCGAAGAAAGTATTTCTGAAAAAACAAGGCAAATGAGTAAACATGCAGTTAAGGAAATGACTGAAAGATATTGTCGTGAAGGAAAAACTGATAATAGCAGCGTTATGAATTCAGTAAACTCAGTTATTGAGGATATAATATCAAATAAAAATGTTTTGATAAATGTTGCAGAAATAAGTGCAAGTGATAACAATATATATTCCCATTGCGTGAATGTCTGCGTATTATCTACAATAATAGGGACTCATATGGGTTACAGTGTATCAAAGCTTAAAGATATAGCTATGGGTGCAATGTTACATGATATAGGTAAAATAAAAATCCTAAATGATAAAAAAATTTCAGCACAGTTTAATACTAAGGAAGAATTAGATAAATATATTGAACTTATGCATCCAAAGGTTGGTTATGACATTTTAGGAGAACAGCATGTTTGGAATGCATATGTCAAGGTAGCTGTATTAATGCATCATGAAAGAAGTGATGGTAGTGGCTATCCTTTAAAACTAAAAGGTGATGAAATAAACCAAATTGCAAAGATAGTGTCAATATGTGATGTATTTGATAATTTGATATCAGGAAGAAGTACGGGTGAACGTAAAACGGTATATGAGGTTATTGAATATCTTGTGGGTATGAGTAACATTTATTTTGATGCAGAAATGGTGCGCAAATTCACAATGAACATAGCTGCTTTTCCAACAGGAAGTGGAGTTATTCTAAGTTCGAATGAAAAGGGATTAGTAGTAAGGCAAAATAATTCAATGCCAATGCGACCTGTGATAAAAGTTATATATGATAAAGTTGGAAATGTACTTTTAGAACCTTATGAAATTGATTTATTAAAAGAATTAACTCTTTTTATTACAGAAACCTGTGAAATTTAGATGTTTGGGAGGGATTTTATGAGTGATGTAGACAAGTGGACAAATACTAGTTATTCTAATGATTGTCTAAAACTAATTAATAATATTTTTCGGAGATTTTTAGAGATAGACAGTATTAATTATGCGAGTTTATTAAAAAAATCATTGGAGGAAATTGGTTTATTTTTTAATTTTGATAGAATTTTTGTCTATTATTTTTCTGAAGATCCTACTTTTATGCAAATGGAATGTCAATGGAATAAGAAAGATATAAGACCCAAAAGAGAAATGCAGGAGGAAGAGGTAGTTTATACTCTTCCATGGTTGATGCGTGAAATTAAGAATAATGATTTTGTAGCAATAAATAATATAGAGGAACTTCCTGCCGAAGCAATATTTGAGGCAGAAGTTTTTAGTGGTGAAGGAATAAAAGCTTCTCTTATAATTCCGTTAAAAAATGAAAATAAGTTAATTGGGTTCATGGGCTATGAAAGTTTGTCAAAGCCTATAACATGGGAAGAAGATGCAATTAATGTATTAAGAAATATTTCAAGCTTTTTTTCATTTATAAGATCAAAAATTGCCAAGGAAAGAGAATATAAATCAATGCTTGATGGACAAGCAATTTTACTTAATAATTCTCAGTCTCAGATTTGGGCATTAAGCAATGTTACTTCTTATGCGACTGTTAATGAAGCACATGCAGAGTTTTTCGGAAAGAAGAAAAGTGATTTAGAATATCAGGACTTATTTGATATATTTGATATAGACACTGCAAATAAGCTTTCTGCAAACAATTGGGATTTGTTTCAAAAAAATGATCCAGCAGAAAAAGAACTTAAGATTAAGAATTGGAAAGACGAAGATAGATTGCTTCAAATCAAAAGTAAACCTGTGAGGGATGAAACTGGTAGTATTAAGTATCTTATTTGCACTGCTGAAGATATTACAGAGCAACGGTTAGCAGAAACTGAATTGTACAAGGCAAAAGAGCTGGCAGAAGCAGCCAATATTGCAAAGAGTCAGTTCCTTGCAAATATGTCTCATGAAATAAGAACACCGATGAACGGAGTATTTGGATTTCTTCAGTTGTTGCAATCAACTAATTTGTCTATAGAACAAAAAGAGTTTATACGTGAAGCAAAATCTGCTTCAGAGGTATTATTACATATTATTAACGATATACTAGATTTTTCAAAGATTGAAGCTAAAAAATTAACCATGGAAAAGATTAGGTTTAACTTAAGAACTATTATTGAAGATACTATTTCATTCCTTGTCCCTAATGCTACAGAAAAAGGGCTTCAACTTAATTCTATAATTAAAGCAGCTGTTCCAGAAGAGGTTATTGGAGATCCATCAAGGCTTAGACAGATATTAAACAATCTTATAAGCAATGCAGTGAAATTTACAGAAAATGGTGAAATTTCTGTTACAGTTGATTACTTAGAGGAAGAAAATGAAATAGCTATACTTAGCTTTGAAGTAAAGGATACTGGAATTGGAATCCATAAAGAGGATATTCATAAGCTATTTCAATCTTTTAACCAAGCAGATGCTTCTACAACTAGAAAATACGGAGGAACAGGACTTGGACTTGCCATATCTAGCGAATTAGTCAAAATGATGGGTGGAGAAATTTGTGTTGAAAGTAAGCTTTCGGAAGGTTCGACATTCAAATTTTATGTGAGACTCGAAATAGCAAAAAAAGTCTCAGAAGAAAAATTTATGTTTGAAAAGCTTGACGATATTAATATTTTGATTGTTGATGATAATAAAAATAACAGGAAGAGTATAAGTTCGTATTTTGAAGGAACAGAATTGAAGGTATTCGAAGCCAAGGATGCTGGTAATGCGATTACCACAATAATTTCAAATGCAAGTACAGAAAACAAAATAAGTATTGCTATCATAGACTATGAAATGCCAGGCATGAATATTTATGAACTTGCAACTACATTAAAAAATATACCTTTTGCAAAGAATATTAAACTCATACTTATGACTTCCAGAAATCAAATAGAAGATGGCAAGGCTGCAAAAGAATATGGCTTTTCAGGGTATTTGTCCAAGCCTCTACGAAGAGACGAGTTATTCAATTGTATTGATATAGCATTGGGTTTAAAAAAAGAAGATGAAAAAGAACAACAAGTTGTAGAGAAACATATTGTTAAAGAAGTTAAAAATGGATTAAAACCGAGGATTTTATTGGTTGAAGATAATGAAGTGAATCGGAAAATTGTTATAAGTATTCTCAAATCTCATAATATGACTTGTGATGTGGCATTGGATGGTAGTGAAGCGTTAAAAGCAGTGTTAGAGAAAGATTATGATATTGTTTTTATGGATTGCCAGATGCCAGTAATGGATGGGTATGAAAGTACAGCTAAAATAAGGTTGCTTGAAGGCGATAAAAAGCATACTACAATTATTGCAGTGACTGCTAATGCCATGGAGGGTGACAGTGCAAAGTGTATTGAAGCCGGAATGGATGCTTATATTAGTAAACCTATTAATTTTGATATTATGTTTAGGATGATAGAAGAAAGTACTAAGAAGAGTGAGGCAGGGTCTGAGTATAGTAGTTTAATATATAGTTATATTGATCAATTTGCTGAAATATCAGGACTTGAAAAAGATGATGCAAAAGAAATACTTGAAGATTATATAAAATGTCTACCAGATTTATTGAATGGTATTGAAGATGCAATTGATAGTAATAATTTAAAAAAATTGGCAAAGTTGACTCATGAGTTAAAAGGTTCTTCTGGAACTCTAAGAATAACATCTATTCATGAATTAGCTATAAAGCTTGAGGAAAAAGCTATTAAACAAGAAATAGATGAATGTGCTAGACTTTTTATTCAAATAAAAGATTTGTTTTATTAAGAATATGGAAGTAAATAATACATCCAGGCTGGCTTATTATTTTTTGAAGATACCTTAGGTAATATTCAAAAATCAGTAATTAAAATTAGAGATATGAAGGAGTTTTTAATATGAAAAAAATATTAATAGTTGATGATTCATCGTATATGAGAAAATTTGTAACAAAGATTGTTGAAAAAGGTGGTTTGTATATAATATATGAGGCATCAAGTAAAGACACTGCAATAGAGACCTTTGAGAATGAAAATCCAGAGATTGTAATTTTAGATTTAAATATGTCTGAAGTCAGAAAAGATGGTATTGGTGTATTAACTGAAATAATGAATATTAATCCCGAAGCAGTTGTAATTATTATATCAGCAGTAGGATATGAAGATGTTAAAGATGAATGTATAGCACTGGGAGCTAAGAGCTACATTCAGAAACCTTTCGATACTAAAATTTTATTACAAACACTAGAAGAATATAGATAATATTATAGAAGCTTTTTTTGATAATATACCAGATTACTATTTATATGGGCTTTAGTATGAAGCTTTTTTCTAATAAGAAAGATAATAATTCCAATAGAGATGCAAAAAAATCAAGAGATAAGGTGCAATCCTTAGCTCTTTTTTGCCTGAAAATAAGTAGAAAATTTGGAATGAAAACAGAAGGATATTTAGTCCCTTTGTTTAAATATAAGCAATGAAAGGTTGTAAGTTATATGGTATACTTAGATAAATATGCCATAAGTCAAATAGCTAGAGATGTAATGGCTATATTTGATTTTGATTTAGAATTTTATGGACATAATGAACTAAGGAGAAGTGGTTTTTAAATGAGAATAAAATATAAACTTTTAATCAGTTATTTAGTTTTAATTGTATTTACCGTAAGCGTATTAGGCTTTTTAATTGCTAAAAAATCAAACAATGCGGTGGTCAATGAGGTAAATGAAAAAAGTCAGCGTTTAACAGAATCAATTAGTACAACTCTTAGTGTAAGAAATGATCTGCTCACAGAAAAATCTTACGGGGACTTAAATTTTGCGAATACCGTATTAAATAAGTTTGCTGATTTAAATGTAGATTATAATGAAAGTGTAAGAGTTGGAGAGTTTAATTTACCGGTTTTATATGCCGGAAAGCAAAGGTTATCCATAGACGATACTATAGTTGATGAGATTAAACAGTCTACAGGTACCGTTGCAACTATATTTTTATTGCATGATGATAAACTCATAAGAGTTTCCAGTACAATTTTTGAAGATGACAAGAGGGTAGTAGGTACATATATACCTAGTGATTCTGTTGCTTATAAAAAAACAATTAATAATGAAGAATATATCGGTAATATTGTAATAGAAGGTATTGGCTATGTAACAAGAATGAAACCATTATTGGATAAAGATAAAAAGGTCATAGGGGCAATAGGTATAGGAAATAAAATTCTTAATAATTACTTAGACGAAACATTAATGAATATTAAATTAGGAAAAACTGGGCATGTATATATACTAGATTCTGAAGGTAATGTAATTACTCATTCATCTGAAAAAGGAAAGAATGTAAACCAATATGATTTTGTTCAAAAAATGCATTCAACTAAAAATGGAACAATTGAGTATACCTATGATGGAGTTAAGAAGGTAGGTTATTATCAATATTTTGAATCTTGGGATTGGTATATAGTTACTTCGGCTGATTATGATGAAGTAAACGCGTCATCTAAATCAATTTTGACAATGACAATAGTTACTGGGCTAATAATAATTCTTTTAGGTGGAATTGTGGCATTATTTTTGTCTAATACTTTAGTTAAACCTGTTAATAAGTTGAAATCTTGTATGGAGATAGCTGGGAAGGGAGATTTAACTATACGCTGCAATATAGATAGTAAAGATGAGATTGGAATACTAGCAAATAGTTTTAATAATATGTTGGAAGAAAACAAGAGGTTGCTAGAAGAAACAGTACAATATGATAATTTAAAAACAGAATTTATTGCTAATATGTCTCACGAATTAAGAACACCTTTAAATATTATATTTTCAACAGCTCAGTTATTTGATGTACTTATAAGTAAAGGTGAAAACCTAAATACTGATAAAATAAGAAATTATACAAAGAGTATGAAACAAAATTGTAACAGATTACTAAGACTCGTGAACAACTTAATTGATATGACAAAAATTGATTCTGGATTTATGGATTTGGATCTTAGAAATGAAAATATAGTACAAGTTGCAGAGGAAATAACACAGTCAACTGTTGAATACGTACAATATATGTCAAGAACTATTGTATTTGATACAGATCAAGAAGAAAAAGTTATGGCTTTTGATTCAGAAAAACTAGAGAGGATTTTGCTTAATTTAATTTCCAATGCCACTAAATTTACTAACCCAGGAGATAAAATTAATGTAACTTTATACGATAAAGGTGATCATGTTATTATTTCGGTAAAGGATACAGGAAGAGGAATTCCAGAAGAAAAACTATCACAGCTTTTCCAAAGATTTAAACAAATAGATCCATTGCTAAATAGAAGTCATGAAGGCAGTGGTATAGGATTAACCATAGTTAAAGCATTAGTTGAGATGCAGGAAGGATCAATAGAAGTAAAAAGTAAGTATGGAGAAGGCACAGAGTTTATAATATGCCTGCCTGCTAAGGTCATTTCAGCAGAGAATCATGCTATGAAAGTTAAAAGTGATTCTACAAACAAATCAAATATTGATAATATAAATATCGAGTTCTCAGATATTTATAGCTAAGATATATGTAGAAGTAGTTATGATATATTATACATGGTAGTTATTTTGAATCAGAAATAAATGGTTGTAGATGGATTATTAAACATACTTTGAAGGTGAAATTATAAAGTACAAATCATGGGAAGGTTTGATTAGTAACCACAATAGCTACTAATCAAACCTTAAGTTTATTTTAATTTATCAATCATCTCTGGTGTATAAGTCTTTATTTTATTATCTCTCTATTTTTAATATAAAATCCCATTTCTTAATTATTGGCGGCTGCAGTATTATTAAGTTCAACGATTGCTTATAACGTAAATATATCTTATTCACAAATTCGTAACAGAATTACAAAGTTTCAACACTTGAATTTAATTTTACTTTTTCTACTGGCTGATTATACATTAAGAATAAAAAGATACCAAATAAAATAATTACAGAACCAATGAGCTGATTGATAGTAATTATATTTCCAAAAATAAAGTATGATAGTATACACGTTCCAATGGGTTCTCCCAAAATGCTCATTGAAATTGTTGAAGCACTTACCCATTTAATCAGCCAGTTAAAAATTGTTTGTCCCATTATTGTTGAAATAAATGCTAAGCCAAAAAACCACAACCAATCAGATGTTGGGTATCCTGTTAATGGATAGCCAAGAACAAGTGAATATCCTAGTAAGAATAAGGCACTTGATGAATAAGCTATTAAAGCATAGGGAACGAGAGATAAA
The DNA window shown above is from Clostridium beijerinckii and carries:
- a CDS encoding histidine kinase produces the protein MSDVDKWTNTSYSNDCLKLINNIFRRFLEIDSINYASLLKKSLEEIGLFFNFDRIFVYYFSEDPTFMQMECQWNKKDIRPKREMQEEEVVYTLPWLMREIKNNDFVAINNIEELPAEAIFEAEVFSGEGIKASLIIPLKNENKLIGFMGYESLSKPITWEEDAINVLRNISSFFSFIRSKIAKEREYKSMLDGQAILLNNSQSQIWALSNVTSYATVNEAHAEFFGKKKSDLEYQDLFDIFDIDTANKLSANNWDLFQKNDPAEKELKIKNWKDEDRLLQIKSKPVRDETGSIKYLICTAEDITEQRLAETELYKAKELAEAANIAKSQFLANMSHEIRTPMNGVFGFLQLLQSTNLSIEQKEFIREAKSASEVLLHIINDILDFSKIEAKKLTMEKIRFNLRTIIEDTISFLVPNATEKGLQLNSIIKAAVPEEVIGDPSRLRQILNNLISNAVKFTENGEISVTVDYLEEENEIAILSFEVKDTGIGIHKEDIHKLFQSFNQADASTTRKYGGTGLGLAISSELVKMMGGEICVESKLSEGSTFKFYVRLEIAKKVSEEKFMFEKLDDINILIVDDNKNNRKSISSYFEGTELKVFEAKDAGNAITTIISNASTENKISIAIIDYEMPGMNIYELATTLKNIPFAKNIKLILMTSRNQIEDGKAAKEYGFSGYLSKPLRRDELFNCIDIALGLKKEDEKEQQVVEKHIVKEVKNGLKPRILLVEDNEVNRKIVISILKSHNMTCDVALDGSEALKAVLEKDYDIVFMDCQMPVMDGYESTAKIRLLEGDKKHTTIIAVTANAMEGDSAKCIEAGMDAYISKPINFDIMFRMIEESTKKSEAGSEYSSLIYSYIDQFAEISGLEKDDAKEILEDYIKCLPDLLNGIEDAIDSNNLKKLAKLTHELKGSSGTLRITSIHELAIKLEEKAIKQEIDECARLFIQIKDLFY
- a CDS encoding phosphohydrolase, coding for MRVVNVSNLKGDEILGKQIFDESGRVLLSVGVKLRPYYIERIKGLGIYSVYIDDDMSKNVIIEESISEKTRQMSKHAVKEMTERYCREGKTDNSSVMNSVNSVIEDIISNKNVLINVAEISASDNNIYSHCVNVCVLSTIIGTHMGYSVSKLKDIAMGAMLHDIGKIKILNDKKISAQFNTKEELDKYIELMHPKVGYDILGEQHVWNAYVKVAVLMHHERSDGSGYPLKLKGDEINQIAKIVSICDVFDNLISGRSTGERKTVYEVIEYLVGMSNIYFDAEMVRKFTMNIAAFPTGSGVILSSNEKGLVVRQNNSMPMRPVIKVIYDKVGNVLLEPYEIDLLKELTLFITETCEI
- a CDS encoding histidine kinase produces the protein MRIKYKLLISYLVLIVFTVSVLGFLIAKKSNNAVVNEVNEKSQRLTESISTTLSVRNDLLTEKSYGDLNFANTVLNKFADLNVDYNESVRVGEFNLPVLYAGKQRLSIDDTIVDEIKQSTGTVATIFLLHDDKLIRVSSTIFEDDKRVVGTYIPSDSVAYKKTINNEEYIGNIVIEGIGYVTRMKPLLDKDKKVIGAIGIGNKILNNYLDETLMNIKLGKTGHVYILDSEGNVITHSSEKGKNVNQYDFVQKMHSTKNGTIEYTYDGVKKVGYYQYFESWDWYIVTSADYDEVNASSKSILTMTIVTGLIIILLGGIVALFLSNTLVKPVNKLKSCMEIAGKGDLTIRCNIDSKDEIGILANSFNNMLEENKRLLEETVQYDNLKTEFIANMSHELRTPLNIIFSTAQLFDVLISKGENLNTDKIRNYTKSMKQNCNRLLRLVNNLIDMTKIDSGFMDLDLRNENIVQVAEEITQSTVEYVQYMSRTIVFDTDQEEKVMAFDSEKLERILLNLISNATKFTNPGDKINVTLYDKGDHVIISVKDTGRGIPEEKLSQLFQRFKQIDPLLNRSHEGSGIGLTIVKALVEMQEGSIEVKSKYGEGTEFIICLPAKVISAENHAMKVKSDSTNKSNIDNINIEFSDIYS
- a CDS encoding response regulator, with protein sequence MKKILIVDDSSYMRKFVTKIVEKGGLYIIYEASSKDTAIETFENENPEIVILDLNMSEVRKDGIGVLTEIMNINPEAVVIIISAVGYEDVKDECIALGAKSYIQKPFDTKILLQTLEEYR
- a CDS encoding galactose ABC transporter substrate-binding protein, coding for MSILKKILIFIMISVMIMVLIVGISKDNVSASSNFGEMAPVKVAVFLDNSNAMYISLLKQNLEHIEKENENKVKFTFFDAKDNQAVQNESIEKALTQKFDLFIVSIISPNLKDVESTLIKVMEKNIPLILNPDPVQNIINFVKPYKRFVVIGADYEQSGTMEGQILAKEWNSNKAFIDKNHDNILQYVMLKGRSGSPLTYLRSKYSILALNNAGIKTEELAVPYCEWLQDCAKSSIESLLLKHGNKIEAIISNNDAMAVGAVEALQKYGYNKGDEKATIPVVGIDGMPAAKDLIKRGFMLGTAVVDPRDLAEALYAIGMNLASGKSSLENTKYKFDDTGFTVHLDYKEYIK